One region of Flavobacterium sp. KACC 22763 genomic DNA includes:
- a CDS encoding class I SAM-dependent methyltransferase yields MKKLFKLVLNTIPRPLLIRLSYVARPILAFSLKGDKFTDPIDGKSFKSFLPYGYGKQRNNVLSPSTLSLERHRLLWLYLNDQTDFFTAPKKVLHFAPEQAFYKRFRKQKNLDYTTTDLLSPLADVKADICNLPFKDNEYDVILCNHVLEHIPDDTKAMQELYRVLKPGGMAVLQIPQDLSREVTFADDSITDQKERAKIFGQYDHVRVYGRDYFDKLRSIGFIVIEEDYTNKIASELVEKYCLAKGEIIPLCFKQEN; encoded by the coding sequence ATGAAAAAACTTTTCAAATTAGTTTTAAATACAATCCCGCGTCCTTTATTAATTCGTTTGAGTTATGTAGCGCGTCCAATTTTAGCTTTCTCTTTAAAAGGAGATAAATTTACAGATCCAATTGACGGAAAAAGCTTTAAATCGTTTTTGCCTTATGGATACGGAAAACAGCGTAATAATGTGCTTTCGCCAAGTACACTTTCTTTAGAAAGACATCGTTTGCTTTGGCTGTATTTAAACGATCAGACAGATTTTTTTACAGCACCAAAAAAAGTATTGCATTTTGCTCCAGAACAAGCTTTTTACAAAAGATTCCGCAAGCAAAAAAACTTAGATTACACTACAACTGATTTGCTTTCACCTTTGGCAGATGTAAAAGCAGATATCTGCAATTTACCTTTCAAAGACAACGAATATGACGTTATTTTATGTAATCACGTTTTAGAGCACATCCCAGACGATACAAAAGCAATGCAGGAATTATACCGTGTTTTAAAACCAGGCGGAATGGCAGTTCTTCAAATTCCTCAGGATTTATCTCGCGAGGTTACATTTGCCGATGATTCGATTACGGATCAGAAAGAGCGCGCAAAAATCTTCGGACAATATGACCACGTTCGTGTTTACGGACGCGATTATTTCGATAAATTAAGAAGTATTGGATTTATTGTAATTGAAGAAGATTATACTAATAAAATTGCATCAGAATTGGTTGAAAAATACTGTTTAGCAAAAGGCGAGATTATTCCGCTTTGCTTTAAACAGGAAAACTAA
- a CDS encoding GxxExxY protein: MYSQNLVSQDELDAISYKIIGLAIEVHKQLDPGLLESAYQECLYYEIMNSGLIVEKQKALPIIYKDIKLDHGYRIDLLIENKIVIELKTVEAFTDVHFAQILTYLKLGNYPLGLLINFDSKILKNNIKRFINTL; the protein is encoded by the coding sequence ATGTATTCTCAAAATTTAGTCTCACAGGATGAACTAGATGCTATTTCGTATAAAATTATTGGTTTAGCAATTGAAGTTCACAAACAGCTGGATCCAGGTTTATTAGAATCTGCTTATCAAGAATGTTTGTATTATGAAATTATGAATTCAGGTTTAATTGTTGAAAAACAAAAAGCTTTACCAATAATTTATAAAGACATAAAATTAGATCACGGATATAGAATAGATTTGCTGATTGAAAATAAAATTGTTATCGAATTAAAAACTGTTGAGGCTTTTACAGATGTACATTTTGCACAAATACTAACATATCTTAAACTTGGAAATTATCCTTTAGGATTGCTCATAAACTTTGATTCAAAAATATTAAAAAACAATATAAAAAGATTTATAAACACTCTGTGA
- the map gene encoding type I methionyl aminopeptidase — MIIQKTREEIELMRESALIVSKTLGMIASEIKEGVTTLYLDKLAEEFIRDHGAVPSFLGLYDFPNSLCMSPNAQVVHGIPNNVPLKNGDVISVDCGAFKNGFHGDHAYSFEIGEVAPEVKKLLRVTKESLYVGIREFKAGNRVEDVGNAIQKYTEAHGYGVVRELVGHGVGQKMHEEPEMPNYGKRGRGKLFVEGMVVAIEPMINMGTRNIKQLKDGWTILTADGKPSAHFEHDVALIDGKPELLSTFQYIYKALGIESNEEDEFRQVPLVL, encoded by the coding sequence ATGATTATCCAAAAAACTAGAGAGGAAATAGAATTAATGCGCGAAAGTGCTTTAATCGTATCAAAAACATTAGGAATGATTGCTTCTGAAATAAAAGAAGGAGTAACTACATTATATCTTGACAAATTGGCCGAAGAATTTATTCGTGATCACGGTGCAGTTCCAAGTTTCCTTGGATTGTACGATTTCCCGAATTCACTTTGCATGAGTCCAAATGCTCAGGTTGTTCACGGTATTCCTAATAATGTTCCTCTTAAAAACGGTGATGTTATTTCGGTTGACTGTGGTGCTTTTAAAAATGGTTTCCATGGCGATCACGCGTACAGTTTCGAAATTGGAGAAGTTGCACCAGAAGTTAAAAAACTTTTGCGCGTAACTAAAGAATCTCTTTACGTTGGAATTAGAGAATTTAAAGCTGGAAATCGCGTTGAAGATGTTGGAAATGCAATTCAAAAATATACTGAAGCTCACGGTTACGGAGTAGTTCGTGAATTGGTTGGACATGGTGTTGGACAAAAAATGCACGAAGAACCAGAGATGCCAAACTACGGAAAACGCGGACGTGGAAAACTTTTTGTCGAAGGAATGGTTGTAGCAATCGAACCTATGATCAACATGGGAACTAGAAACATCAAACAACTTAAAGACGGCTGGACAATCTTAACTGCTGACGGAAAACCTAGTGCGCATTTCGAGCACGATGTAGCTTTAATCGATGGAAAACCTGAATTATTATCGACTTTCCAATATATCTACAAAGCTTTAGGAATCGAAAGCAACGAAGAAGACGAATTCAGACAAGTTCCATTAGTGCTGTAA
- a CDS encoding DUF445 domain-containing protein, with protein sequence MEISTDQDIAKVKALKKMKATALSLLGFAVLLFIIAIYFKIPMLQAFSEAAMVGGIADWFAVVALFRHPMGIPIWHTAIIPTKKNEIGENLGNFVSEEFLDREKLEVKLDEFNFATKASDWLSKEENANKIANAVVVNIIPGILRTIKDEDVRRFIQVQFKEKIEAINFGDWVALALEPLQKGNLKNQMLTNLLEVMSTELTNNKDLIRQKVKASTPLLSFGLVDKSITEGVFNGLQDFLNEAKKPESAVRLKIDEYIFNFLEKVKNSEEMRVKINDMILGFVGKKEVQDYINSIWDEIKLSITNDLNKGDDSSIKKSISNLIQTFGNGIKEDPVMIDKINGFIKNDLLSMLLNNKKVIGDLISSTVKSWDGKEVSEKLELEIGKDLQYIRINGTLVGGVIGLVIYGVEQLYHFVF encoded by the coding sequence ATGGAAATTTCAACTGATCAAGATATAGCTAAAGTAAAGGCATTAAAGAAAATGAAAGCAACAGCTTTGTCGCTTTTGGGTTTTGCTGTGCTTCTTTTTATAATTGCCATTTACTTCAAAATTCCAATGCTTCAGGCTTTTAGCGAGGCAGCAATGGTTGGAGGAATAGCCGATTGGTTTGCTGTTGTGGCGCTATTTCGCCATCCAATGGGAATTCCGATTTGGCATACGGCTATTATTCCGACTAAGAAAAATGAAATAGGAGAGAACCTAGGGAATTTTGTTTCTGAAGAATTTCTTGATCGAGAAAAATTAGAAGTAAAATTGGACGAATTTAATTTTGCAACCAAAGCTTCAGATTGGCTTTCGAAGGAAGAAAATGCCAATAAAATTGCCAATGCAGTAGTTGTAAATATTATCCCAGGAATTTTAAGAACAATAAAAGATGAAGATGTCAGAAGATTTATTCAGGTTCAGTTTAAGGAAAAAATTGAGGCAATAAATTTTGGTGATTGGGTGGCATTGGCATTAGAACCTTTGCAAAAAGGGAATTTAAAAAATCAGATGCTGACAAATCTTTTGGAAGTTATGAGTACTGAGTTAACGAACAATAAAGATTTAATTAGGCAAAAAGTAAAAGCTTCAACCCCGCTTTTAAGTTTTGGGTTGGTCGATAAAAGTATCACAGAAGGTGTTTTTAATGGTTTGCAGGATTTTTTGAATGAAGCGAAAAAGCCAGAAAGTGCGGTGCGTTTAAAAATTGACGAATACATTTTTAATTTCTTGGAAAAGGTAAAAAACTCTGAAGAAATGAGAGTTAAAATCAATGATATGATTTTAGGTTTTGTTGGAAAAAAAGAGGTTCAGGATTATATCAATAGCATTTGGGATGAAATTAAATTGTCCATTACAAACGATTTAAATAAAGGCGATGATTCTTCGATAAAAAAAAGCATTTCAAATTTAATTCAGACTTTCGGAAACGGAATCAAGGAAGATCCTGTTATGATTGACAAAATAAATGGTTTTATTAAAAATGATTTGCTTTCAATGCTTTTGAATAACAAAAAAGTAATTGGAGATTTGATTTCGTCGACCGTAAAAAGCTGGGATGGAAAAGAGGTTTCTGAAAAATTAGAATTAGAAATAGGTAAAGATCTTCAATATATCAGGATTAACGGGACTTTGGTTGGAGGTGTAATTGGGCTTGTGATTTATGGCGTTGAGCAACTTTATCATTTTGTTTTTTGA